The genomic stretch TCGTCCCCCGTCTGGACGTCCATGCCAACGCCAACAACTGGCAACCCAACCAGTACTTCGAGCGCACCGTGGAACAGGGCCGGCCCCTTGAAGACATCACGCGGGATCTCGAGCGGGCCATCGCGGACGTCGCCCTCGCCGAACAACGCGCCATGACGGCCCTCGCCGCCCTTCCCAGATAGCCTGACCAGGAGACCACTGACATGACCCAGCACATCGAGCAAGCTGAAATCAACGGCATCCTCTGGGCCGCCTGCGACACCTTCCGCGGCACCGTCGACCCCTCCGAGTACAAGAACTACCTGCTGACCATGCTGTTCGTGAAGTACATCAGCGACGTGTGGCAGGATCACTACGACACCCTCAAGACCGAGTACGGCGACGACGAGGAACGCATCCGCCGCCGCCTGGAGCGCGAGCGCTTCGTGATGCCGCCCGGCTCGCTCTTCAGGGAGCTCTACGCACAGCGCACGGCCGACAACATCGGGGAGATCATCGACCAGGCGCTGCTCGCCATCGAGGACGCCAACAAGGCCAAGCTCGCCGGCGTGTTCCGCAACATCAGCTTCAACAGCGAATCCGCCCTCGGGCAGACCAAGCAGCGCAACGTGCGCCTCAAGCACCTCCTCGAGGACTTCAACCACCCGAAACTCGACCTGCGTCCCAGCCGCATCGGGAACAAGGACATCATCGGGAACGCCTACGAGTACCTGATCTCCCGCTTCGCCGCCGGGGCCGGCAAGAAGGCCGGGGAGTTCTACACGCCGCCCGAGGTCAGTGAGCTGATGGCCCGCCTGGTCGATCCGAAGCCCGGGGAACGCATCTATGACCCGACGTGCGGGAGTGCCTCGCTGCTCATCAAGTGCGCCCAGTGGGTACAGCGTCAGGGCAGCCGCGACTACGCCATCTACGGCCAGGAGCAGAACGGCTCGACTTTCGCCCTCGCGCGGATGAACATGTTCCTGCACGACGTTGACGACGCCCGGATCGAATGGGGCGACACCATCCGCAACCCCCTGCACCTCGAGAACGACCGGCTGATGAAGTTCGAGGTCGTCGTCGCCAACCCGCCCTTCAGCCTCGACAAGTGGGGCGCGGACGACGTGGGCAAGGATCCGCACGGGCGCTTCACGCGGGGCCTCCCACCGAAGAGCAAGGGCGACTACGCGTTCATCTCGCACATGGTCAGCAGCCTCACCGAGGTGAACAGCCGCATGGTCGTCGTTGTGCCACACGGCGTCCTGTTCCGCGGCGGGGCGGAGGGCAAGATCCGCGCCACGATGATTGAGGACGGTTTGCTGGACGCTGTGATCGGCCTGCCGACCAACCTCTTCTTCGGCACGGGCATCCCGGCCGCGCTGCTGGTCTTCCGGAAGGGTGAGAAGCGCGACGATGTGCTGTTCATCGACGCCAGCCGGGACTTTACCGCCGGAAAGAATCAGAACAATCTTAGGGATAGCGACATACAGAGAATCGTGGAGACTTATCTTGCCCGCGCCGACGTTCTTAAGTATGCCCGCAATGTTCCATTGACCGAACTGACTGCCAATGATTACAACCTAAATATACCGCGGTATGTCGAGACCGCCGAGGATGCTCAGCAGATTGACGTAGCAGCTCTGCAGAACGAAATAGACGACCTTGATGTGAAATGGCAGAAAGCGAAGGCGCAGATGCAGGGGCATATACTTGCCTTAGGTTTACAAGAGGGCAAATAAATGATTGTTCTCCTTATAGAAAATCGTCTTAGTCTTGATTTATCGACCGAGATAACCCGGAATGCACAATGAGAGAATATTCAACAACACGTCGGGTCTCCGAGATGGGTACCGTCCAAGGCGGAAGACAGCGGTCTCCTCACCTGACAAGTGGCGATATGACACCTTACCTTCGTGTTGCGAACGTCTTTGACGGCTACATCAACACGTCTGACGTTTTAGAAATGCCTTTTACGAGTGCAGAATATCAGCGTTACGAATTAAAAATCGGCGATTTGCTGCTGAACGAGGGTCAGAGTCTTGAACTCGTTGGGAGATGCGCTAAGTACGAAGGCGTTCCAAAAAACTGTTGCTTTCAGAATACATTAGTGCGATTTCAAGCGGGCCACGAATGTGATGTTGATTATGCATATCAATTGTTTAGATGGTGCCAGGCATCTGGTGTATTTGCCAAAATAGCCACCAAAACCAATTCGATAGCCCATCTTGGATCAACCCGATTTGGCGATCTTGAACTCTACTTCCCTCCCCTCCCTGAGCAGCGCCGCATCGCCTCCATCCTCTCCCAGTGGGATGATTCTCTCTCCATTCTTTCGCAGTTGATCGAGGCGAAGCGGCAGCAGAAGCGCGGGTTGGCCGAGCTGCTGCTGACGGGAAAGCGGAGGCTGCCGGGCTTCGCAGATGAGTGGGCCGAAATGACGATGGGATCGGTCTTTGCCCGCGTCACACGCAAGAACACTGAGGGCAATGACCATGCCCTGACCATCTCCGGCATTCACGGCCTGATCGACCAGCGGGAATTCTTCAACAAGCGCGTCGCGGCAAACGACCTCTCCGGGTACTACCTTCTCAGACGCGGCGAGTTTGCCTACAACAAGAGCTACTCGACCGGCTACGACTACGGGGCCATCAAGCGCCTCAACCGGTATGACGCTGGCGTCGTCTCCACGCTGTACATCTGCTTTGCCCTGAAGCGGGAAGACGCGGTGAGCGACTTCTACGAGCACTACTTCGAAGCGAATCTGCTCAACGAGGGCATCGCCGGCATCGCTCAGGAGGGGGCGCGCAACCACGGACTCCTGAACGTGTCCGTCGTCGACTTCTTTGAACTGCCGCTTCCGTTTCCACCTCCGTCGGAACAACAGGCCATCGCTTCCGTTCTTTCCACCCTGGACACGGAAATAGCCTCCCTCGACGCCCT from Deinococcus sp. AB2017081 encodes the following:
- a CDS encoding type I restriction-modification system subunit M codes for the protein MTQHIEQAEINGILWAACDTFRGTVDPSEYKNYLLTMLFVKYISDVWQDHYDTLKTEYGDDEERIRRRLERERFVMPPGSLFRELYAQRTADNIGEIIDQALLAIEDANKAKLAGVFRNISFNSESALGQTKQRNVRLKHLLEDFNHPKLDLRPSRIGNKDIIGNAYEYLISRFAAGAGKKAGEFYTPPEVSELMARLVDPKPGERIYDPTCGSASLLIKCAQWVQRQGSRDYAIYGQEQNGSTFALARMNMFLHDVDDARIEWGDTIRNPLHLENDRLMKFEVVVANPPFSLDKWGADDVGKDPHGRFTRGLPPKSKGDYAFISHMVSSLTEVNSRMVVVVPHGVLFRGGAEGKIRATMIEDGLLDAVIGLPTNLFFGTGIPAALLVFRKGEKRDDVLFIDASRDFTAGKNQNNLRDSDIQRIVETYLARADVLKYARNVPLTELTANDYNLNIPRYVETAEDAQQIDVAALQNEIDDLDVKWQKAKAQMQGHILALGLQEGK
- a CDS encoding restriction endonuclease subunit S, which produces MREYSTTRRVSEMGTVQGGRQRSPHLTSGDMTPYLRVANVFDGYINTSDVLEMPFTSAEYQRYELKIGDLLLNEGQSLELVGRCAKYEGVPKNCCFQNTLVRFQAGHECDVDYAYQLFRWCQASGVFAKIATKTNSIAHLGSTRFGDLELYFPPLPEQRRIASILSQWDDSLSILSQLIEAKRQQKRGLAELLLTGKRRLPGFADEWAEMTMGSVFARVTRKNTEGNDHALTISGIHGLIDQREFFNKRVAANDLSGYYLLRRGEFAYNKSYSTGYDYGAIKRLNRYDAGVVSTLYICFALKREDAVSDFYEHYFEANLLNEGIAGIAQEGARNHGLLNVSVVDFFELPLPFPPPSEQQAIASVLSTLDTEIASLDALKAKVAEQKRGLMDALLTGRVRVKVEEV